GCGTTCTGAAAATGACCAGTAAAATAGGAATACAGTATGGACCTATGGCACAACAAATATAACATTCAAGTAGCACGCGTGAAGCTGTTTCACCTCGAGCTTGTTCACATATTTACTCCAAATTTCGCGAGGCCAGAACATGCGTGACTTGGGTATCTCATTGATATCCTCCAGGTAGTCTCGAATAATATTAGTTTTCTGCCACTCGGGAAATACACAAAGATTGTATTTTAGCTTTTTAATTGCATGTGCACAAAACTATGTTGAGGGTGAGAGAATGACTATCTGAGATACAACACCTGAAGAAATAAGCCCATTGAATTTGAGAGGTAATCAGAGGCCAAATCCTCCAAATTGGCAGCATGGAAAAGTTTCGACAACCCTAGCCCAACGAGTCCAGCAACATAGTGACAATACTCATCGTACTCATCAACTGTTTCCACCTAAaacaaaggaaaaataaataaattagatgAGTAATACACTTGAAAAACAATTTCCTATCTTCGCTCAACGCCTAATGTACACTGCAGTTGCACATTGTAATCTTATTCGGATACTTCTTGAAGTCCATTGAAATTAGGCAAAGGCACCATTGCAGTTAATGACTCAAATCCCTAACCACTCTTCCGGTCAACATAAATTTCTTAATCCTTTTCATTGAACTGCAATTCTACATCAGAGTAACCACGGCAGGAAAATATGTAAGAACTAAGAACTGACATTTTGGTTTCTCGTGTGTACCATCATAAACTTGATTCCCAAAGTCACATTACGGTCAACTTCCTCATATCTATTGTACATCCAATTTATTCACTACATAAGATCATTAAAATAAAAGGAAGCACTAGAAGTCTGGCATAGCACAGGTCAAAAAGAAGAAAATGCTATAAACCTCCTTCAGTATAAATTTAGCCATTCCTGCACCCATTCTTTTGGTTATTTCTTCAATTGCCTCTTGATAACTGCGAAAAATGAAAATGTTATACACTGCATTATAAAAAATTTCTTTCACACAAATGTTACAGGAAAAGTGTCTGAGATTACCCTTTTCCAAGCTCTAAAAATGCAGTTGTAACGTGATGAAACTCGTCCATGAGAACTTTGTAGTGATTCGTACCACCTTAACATACAACACGAGACATTTGGAAACATGTCAACATCCAGTAAAACATGAATCCGGGATATAGGTTCTATTCGAATCATTTTGCAAGCAGAAAcaatcaatacacaagaaactGAAGCAAGTATGATGTACGAAGTGTGATCATGACTCCCCTATTAGAAAGTAAGATTCATTCTTACTGAAAAATGTTCGTACGACAGCCTCAGAAATGTACCTTCACAGCTCAATGGCCAACCGGGATACAATGTTCCAATGTAAAGCAATATCATGCAAAATGTGTAGCATTCAGGATTTTACAGTATTAAAAtggttttgtaattattattaatcaagtGTCATTATCAACTGAAACTCATCATGAACAGAAAACAGGCAAACATACTTAGAGCAATGTGATTGGGTCAAATTTCCAGAACGCTTACATGCGAAGTGCCAATCACGATCGTATATGTGACGGTGAAAAGCTTCCAGAATAGGCACCTTTATGTCATTAGGTATGCTTGTGTCATCCTCTGAAACAATAAGGAGTTGAATGAGCCTACCATAAGAAAAATTGATGTGATGGTAATATTGGAAGATAAAGAAGACCACCAGAATACAAATGAGAAAACGAAAACATGGTCGTCATGCCTCGATTAGAACTCAACAATCAAAACCACAATGCACGCGCTATTTATGAAAAATCTTCATCGGTAAAGAAAAGAAAGGATAGACAGTATACCATGACATTACTATGAATAAAACCTGTAAAAGATTCACGAACAAAACCATAAATAGAATATAAGGAAGGCAAGGTAAAGATAATGAACTAACCAACAGTATCAAGCGCTCTGAGAACCAAATAAAAAATGGCAACCTGCAAAAGTACAAACGGCTAAGTCAAGTAATTGTAGAGGAAATGTTGTAAGTGAATGTTGGCATATATTATATAACAACTGGAACCTTCTCTAACAAGAGAACTAAAGCTGGAACAAGCTTGTAACCGCACATGGTTATTGAGCTTTACCCACAACCAACATTCTCCATGAACTTATTCAAAGGAGTCCAAAGTACTAAATAAAAGGTGCTTTGAGAAAACATTACACTGAAATAACTATCCCAATCAAAAGATACCAAAAGATGCTTCAGTGCAGATTTATAGTACTAACACGATTGTGAAAACTTGGATTTGGTTAGAAACACATAATGAACAGGATATTCAATTGGATTCAACATAACGTAACATAATCATGGTAATTTTATGAATATAAGGAAAAGGCAATCAATCTATAAGCAACTCCAAGAAACTAAATTGAGAAACAACACTAATGTTTTAACGAAATTGAATTTTAAGATTTCGTAACTTTTAGACAAGACATTGCTGCAAGGATCAATAATAATACTACGAGAAAACAAATTTGATTGGGAATAACGAAATCAAATTCTTGAAAACCTATTCACTTATAATATTGAATCCACATTATGATAACAGCAATTCCACTAACGAATCCAATAATACCAACGAAAAAGAGAATAAGAAGCTTACAGCGTTTCGAAGCTCAGGACCTAATTGTTGAATAACAAGGGCGAAACTACGAGAAACTTTATGAAGCATAGAATAACAAAAATGCCAATGAGGTTCATGAGGGATCTGCTTCTCAGCATGTTTAGATGCCAATTTCAGCTTTAGAAGCGGACGGAATTCATCTGGATGTTTCAATATTGCTCCTATGCTCAccattttttctctcttcttcttcactaacAGATCTCACAGCACAAATCTGAGagcaagaaagaaagagagagaaagagaatctTGATCCTATTCTGGTTATTGTGATGTAAAATATTTAAATATCGAAAAAATTAATTAGCCATCTTTAAATTCAACAACGACCAGTTTGGCAGCGACCGGGGGTAATCAAAAGTACTGGTGGAAAAcccgttttttttttgtggaCTTATTTTCGTCAGCAAGTGTCAATGAACCGAACAAACGCGGACTCGGA
This is a stretch of genomic DNA from Papaver somniferum cultivar HN1 chromosome 1, ASM357369v1, whole genome shotgun sequence. It encodes these proteins:
- the LOC113289395 gene encoding squalene synthase-like isoform X1 is translated as MVSIGAILKHPDEFRPLLKLKLASKHAEKQIPHEPHWHFCYSMLHKVSRSFALVIQQLGPELRNAVAIFYLVLRALDTVEDDTSIPNDIKVPILEAFHRHIYDRDWHFACGTNHYKVLMDEFHHVTTAFLELGKGYQEAIEEITKRMGAGMAKFILKEVETVDEYDEYCHYVAGLVGLGLSKLFHAANLEDLASDYLSNSMGLFLQKTNIIRDYLEDINEIPKSRMFWPREIWSKYVNKLEDLKNEENSEKAVQCLNDMVTNALLHMEDCLKYMAALRDPAIFRFCAIPQIMAIGTLALCYNNIEVFRGVVKMRRGLTAKVMDQTKTMSDVYGAFYDFSLMLKSKIDKNDPNATKTLNRIEAVQKVCRDSGALNHRTSYILGNQSICNSTMIFVVFLVLALMIAFVATK